A DNA window from Stutzerimonas stutzeri contains the following coding sequences:
- a CDS encoding sigma-54-dependent transcriptional regulator has protein sequence MNYSCDELFDELPAKKVAIIGSAHEAACDFLQAGLRRQGCKVSRYDVLDGLGRSEIDQFSLMFVVVGSLPARSLYAQVETLTRRARNLSVIPVVEYADQEKAAALLEIGCVDYLLSPFSEAQLAALLRRQVCAEAAQESFVSCSQAGRRLLAMAQRVSLTRAPILITGETGTGKELMARYIHRFSASADAPFIAVNCAAIPEQMLESILFGHEKGAFTGAVNAQPGKFELANGGTLLLDEIGELPLGLQAKLLRVLQEQRVERLGGRREIELNVRIIAATNRDLQQEVAEGRFRADLMFRLDVLPLHISPLRERKEDVLPLARRFISKYAPQEAHDELLTEDACRALLQHDWPGNARELENTVQRALVLRNGLFIQPQDLGLAAPVAASVRVEKPLALAAENGKAALRASGKWAEYQHVIDTIRRFDGHKTKAAASLGMTSRALRYRLNAMREQGIELNF, from the coding sequence ATGAATTACTCATGCGACGAGCTATTCGATGAATTGCCGGCGAAGAAGGTCGCGATCATCGGAAGTGCGCATGAGGCCGCTTGCGATTTTCTCCAGGCGGGGTTGCGTCGGCAGGGCTGCAAAGTTAGCCGTTACGATGTTCTGGATGGTCTGGGTAGATCCGAGATCGACCAGTTTTCCCTGATGTTTGTTGTTGTCGGTAGTTTGCCGGCGCGCTCCTTATATGCGCAGGTAGAAACACTGACGCGACGGGCACGCAATCTCAGTGTCATTCCGGTGGTTGAATACGCCGATCAGGAAAAGGCGGCAGCGCTGCTCGAGATCGGTTGTGTCGATTACCTGCTGTCGCCGTTCAGTGAAGCTCAATTGGCTGCGCTGCTGCGCCGACAGGTCTGTGCCGAGGCCGCCCAGGAAAGCTTCGTCTCCTGCTCACAAGCTGGCCGCCGGCTGCTGGCCATGGCCCAGCGCGTTTCGCTGACCCGCGCGCCGATCCTGATCACCGGCGAGACCGGCACCGGCAAGGAGCTGATGGCGCGCTACATCCATCGCTTCTCCGCCAGCGCGGACGCGCCGTTCATCGCGGTCAACTGCGCGGCGATTCCCGAGCAGATGCTTGAATCCATTCTCTTCGGCCATGAAAAAGGCGCCTTCACCGGTGCGGTGAATGCCCAGCCCGGCAAGTTCGAGCTGGCCAACGGCGGCACCCTGCTGCTCGACGAGATCGGCGAGCTGCCATTGGGGCTGCAGGCCAAGCTGCTGCGCGTGTTGCAGGAACAGCGCGTGGAGCGTCTGGGTGGGCGGCGCGAGATCGAACTCAACGTGCGCATCATCGCGGCGACCAACCGCGACCTGCAGCAGGAAGTCGCCGAGGGCCGCTTCCGTGCCGACCTGATGTTCCGCCTCGACGTGCTGCCGCTGCACATCAGCCCGCTGCGCGAACGCAAGGAAGACGTGCTGCCGCTGGCTCGCCGCTTCATCAGCAAATACGCCCCGCAGGAAGCCCATGACGAGCTGCTCACCGAGGACGCCTGCCGCGCGCTGTTGCAGCACGACTGGCCCGGCAATGCCCGTGAGCTGGAAAACACCGTGCAGCGTGCGCTGGTGCTGCGCAACGGGCTGTTCATTCAGCCGCAGGATCTCGGCCTGGCGGCACCTGTCGCCGCCTCGGTCCGGGTCGAGAAGCCGCTGGCGCTCGCGGCCGAGAACGGCAAGGCAGCCCTGCGTGCCAGCGGCAAGTGGGCCGAGTACCAGCATGTCATCGACACCATCCGCCGCTTCGACGGCCACAAGACCAAGGCTGCGGCGAGCCTGGGCATGACCTCACGCGCCTTGCGCTACCGCCTCAATGCGATGCGCGAGCAGGGCATCGAGCTGAATTTCTGA
- a CDS encoding flagellar hook-basal body complex protein FliE, whose product MSSITQVQQDLLGRMQQLAGAAEGQPIRPSSMAANAISGSFEAALRSVDAEQHKAGAAMAAVDSGKSDDLVGAMIDSQKASVSFSALLQVRNKLTTAFDDVMRMPL is encoded by the coding sequence ATGAGTTCCATTACTCAGGTGCAGCAGGATCTGCTGGGCCGCATGCAACAACTGGCCGGTGCCGCGGAAGGGCAACCGATCCGCCCGTCGAGCATGGCGGCCAATGCCATCAGCGGTTCGTTCGAGGCGGCGCTGCGTTCGGTGGATGCCGAGCAGCACAAGGCCGGTGCGGCGATGGCGGCCGTCGATAGCGGCAAGAGCGATGACCTGGTCGGCGCAATGATCGACAGCCAGAAGGCCAGCGTGTCGTTCTCCGCCCTGCTGCAGGTGCGCAACAAACTGACGACGGCGTTCGACGACGTCATGCGAATGCCGCTGTAA
- the fliN gene encoding flagellar motor switch protein FliN, which yields MNGHLSDNEFENLINEGDLSLDSAEAPALEAPAAAPAPRQDLSFFGKIPVNVTLEVASAEISLKELMECDTSSVIVLDKLAGEPLDVKVNGTLFAKAEVVVMNGSYGLRIVELSGTSLDAFAP from the coding sequence ATGAACGGTCATCTTTCCGACAACGAATTCGAAAACCTCATCAACGAAGGCGACCTCAGCCTGGATAGCGCCGAGGCTCCAGCGCTCGAAGCCCCTGCCGCGGCACCTGCACCGCGCCAGGACCTGAGCTTCTTCGGCAAGATTCCGGTGAACGTCACCCTCGAGGTCGCCTCGGCGGAAATTTCCCTCAAGGAATTGATGGAGTGCGACACCAGCAGTGTCATCGTGCTCGACAAGCTGGCCGGCGAACCACTGGACGTGAAGGTCAACGGCACCCTCTTCGCCAAAGCCGAGGTGGTGGTGATGAATGGCAGCTACGGCCTGCGCATTGTCGAGCTGTCCGGCACCAGCCTGGACGCCTTCGCCCCATGA
- a CDS encoding FliM/FliN family flagellar motor C-terminal domain-containing protein, translated as MTGNSKVHHGVPAQSLTVLKPQKLGRHHHKIPQYIKESTNKNPRLIGDYFLRNYRINLELNKINVQEERSEEPDCIYRSAMGKVGFSIDRALLTEALECYYGGTVVASQDTPPISTSEQRMRNRLGMDITDIFARSILSGDTFGKLDSYRNDYEETSWEYVAEYEYISHITGSRSSIYIYLDTELVDELTSRLAGPPPPRLPGNPIDHIKHLPVRLDCVVASAQMPLAQVLALQLDDILMLRPLDRYEVRINQQKLYRGTIFEEDGALFLTSLESVNTQ; from the coding sequence ATGACTGGCAATTCAAAAGTCCACCATGGCGTGCCCGCCCAAAGCCTGACTGTATTGAAACCGCAGAAGCTGGGACGGCATCACCACAAGATTCCGCAGTACATCAAGGAAAGCACCAACAAGAACCCGCGCCTGATTGGCGACTATTTCCTGCGCAACTATCGGATCAACCTCGAACTGAACAAGATCAATGTTCAGGAAGAGCGCAGTGAAGAGCCGGACTGCATCTATCGTTCGGCCATGGGGAAAGTTGGTTTCTCCATCGATCGCGCACTGCTTACCGAAGCGCTGGAGTGTTATTACGGCGGCACCGTAGTGGCCAGCCAGGACACGCCGCCGATCAGTACCTCAGAACAGCGCATGCGCAATCGTCTGGGCATGGACATCACCGACATATTTGCTCGCTCGATATTGTCCGGCGATACGTTCGGCAAGCTCGACAGCTATCGCAACGACTACGAGGAAACCAGCTGGGAGTATGTGGCGGAGTACGAGTACATCAGCCATATCACCGGTAGCCGCTCCTCGATCTACATCTATCTGGATACCGAGCTGGTCGATGAACTGACCAGTCGCCTGGCCGGCCCACCTCCGCCACGCCTGCCGGGCAATCCCATCGATCACATCAAGCATCTGCCGGTGCGCCTCGACTGCGTGGTCGCGTCGGCGCAGATGCCGCTGGCGCAGGTGCTCGCGCTGCAGCTCGACGACATCCTGATGCTGCGCCCGCTGGACCGCTACGAAGTGCGCATCAACCAGCAGAAGCTCTATCGCGGCACCATCTTCGAAGAGGACGGAGCCCTGTTCCTTACTTCACTTGAAAGCGTGAACACCCAATGA